In Onychostoma macrolepis isolate SWU-2019 chromosome 04, ASM1243209v1, whole genome shotgun sequence, one DNA window encodes the following:
- the mdm1 gene encoding nuclear protein MDM1 isoform X10 — protein MHRSTPLCIQIVLLGKSCHVPKFERPANSRGEGISEYRSKYKGRTTRSRSDSPHRKMRLAGLRSDQSRITQEPQFISKRKVPFYPPQISSSFRWEGHDPSQQSQEKSRPVTPPAVTPVLRASSVERVVTPLAPRDPVPPEGTTAPSQQLQAEEQAAQTSTTAADQQQQRLNGINHVLRKRAGLRSERQRNGRLSSEYQRQFMWKTPAANSPLLAAHEMLYSNNRAIPPFKSNPVIMESEYKRSFKGSPPPRPPRLRRDVEQHEVPQLDAENNTTPEKSKRNKKKKKEQRQSRKSSPEEEVTHRQQQEVRSPCALRDSSPKVMRKGKTEYRSNFLSPLQYSYRDGAWAKIKTAKEEECEGFHEWYHEVQELREKADAYRKRAGGTHFSRQHLNQILSDHNWMWEPSSGTSSSSSIESEACRSTSSTPIIEALDLARTGSIRGRSSPGPSASVAASRRSSPGDARLHEDPTLPVQRKLAWDEEEGLGDRDESEISQEELTVEKNEGNPKDKHGDMKERNERLQVLETESSSVVDGSGDSIIRGRLPTPKLRTMQTVQRTHHDRTTPATGGALLVSPPNIKHSSRRVRRSEPPLGKPHSPYKHIIVGSPQRPHSKAESGSLPHSSPAAGLTTVDPLPMREDAWSEEEAEDYSTNLRQPKPSQRQQSSHRHRAAVPPPANRIQGTMRNPEFQHNGNLGIFRPELFVFPEAESSCVSDNVLVGTGIRSTCALM, from the exons ATGCATCGCTCGACGCCGTTGTGCATCCAGATTGTCTTATTGGGTAAATCTTGCCACGTCCCCAAATTTGAGAGACCCGCAAATTCTCGCGGAGAG GGAATCAGCGAGTATCGGAGTAAATACAAAGGTCGAACAACACGATCCAGAAGCGATTCTCCACATCGCAAGATGCGACTGGCAGGACTGCGCTCTGACCAGTCAA GAATTACCCAGGAACCCCAATTCATATCCAAAAGGAAAGTGCCATTTTATCCACCTCAGATATCCAGTTCTTTCCGATGGGAAGGGCATGATCCATCTCAACAGAGTCAGGAGAAGAGCAGGCCTGTCACACCTCCAGCTGTCACACCTGTGCTCAGAGCCTCTAGTGTAGAAAGAGTAGTGACCCCTCTTGCCCCAAGAGACCCCGTGCCACCAGAGGGCACCACTGCACCATCTCAACAACTACAAGCAGAGGAGCAAGCAGCTCAGACATCCACCACTGCTGCAGACCAGCAGCAACAGAGACTAAATGGA ATTAACCATGTGCTAAGGAAACGAGCGGGACTGAGATCGGAGCGACAGAGGAATGGCCGTTTGAGCTCTGAGTACCAGAGACAGTTCATGTGGAAAACGCCTGCGGCCAATTCACCCCTGCTAGCTGCACATGAG ATGCTGTACAGTAACAACAGAGCCATCCCACCCTTCAAATCAAACCCAGTAATTATGGAGAGTGAGTACAAGAGAAGTTTCAAAGGATCACCTCCTCCCAGACCACCACGCCTGAGGCGAGATGTTGAACAACACGAGGTCCCGCAGCTTGATGCAGAGAACAACACAACCCCAGAGAAG AGTAAGAggaacaagaagaagaagaaggagcaACGACAGAGCAGAAAGTCAAGCCCCGAAGAGGAAGTTACCCATCGACAGCAACAGGAAGTGAGGTCACCCTGTGCCCTGAGAGACTCTTCGCCCAAGGTTATGAG GAAAGGGAAAACCGAGTACAGATCCAACTTTCTTTCTCCCCTACAGTATAGTTACAGAGATGGAGCATGGGCGAAGATCAAAACTGCAAAGGAGGAG GAGTGTGAAGGTTTTCACGAGTGGTATCATGAG GTGCAGGAGTTACGTGAGAAAGCTGATGCCTACAGGAAAAGGGCCGGGGGAACTCATTTTTCTCGGCAGCACCTGAATCAAATCCTGTCGGACCACAACTGGATGTGGGAGCCTTCCAGTGGCACttcttcctcatcctccatTGAATCTGAGGCCTGCAGAAGCACTAGTAGCACCCCTATCATCGAGGCTCTGGACCTGGCCag AACTGGTAGTATCAGGGGACGCTCTAGCCCTGGGCCTTCTGCTTCTGTGGCAGCCAGCAGGAGAAGCTCTCCTGGAGATGCTCGTCTTCATGAAGACCCCACCCTCCCTGTGCAGAGAAAGTTGGCCTGGGATGAAGAAGAGGGACTTGGAGATAGAGATGAGTCAGAGATTTCACAGGAGGAGCTAACAGTTGAAAAAAATGAGGGGAATCCAAAAGATAAGCATGGGGACATGAAGGAGAGAAATGAAAG GTTGCAGGTGTTGGAAACTGAGTCATCATCAGTGGTGGACGGGTCTGGAGATTCCATTATCAGGGGCAGATTGCCAACCCCCAAACTCAGGACCATGCAGACTGTGCAAAGAACACACCATGATCGGACCACTCCAGCCACTG GAGGAGCTTTGCTGGTCTCTCCTCCGAATATCAAACATTCCTCCAGGAGAGTTAGGAGGAGTGAACCACCTTTAGGAAAACCTCACTCTCCTTACAAACATATCATAGTTGGCTCTCCACAGCGGCCACATAGTAAG GCTGAGAGTGGAAGCTTGCCACATTCCTCACCAGCCGCTGGCCTGACCACTGTAGATCCACTTCCCATGCGAGAAGATGCCTGGTCTGAGGAGGAGGCGGAAGACTACTCCACCAATCTAAGACAACCCAAGCCATCGCAAAGACAACAGTCCAGCCACCGTCACCGAGCTGCTGTCCCTCCACCTGCCAACAGGATCCAGGGCACAATGAGAAACCCGGAATTTCAGCATAATG GTAACCTGGGAATTTTTCGGCCAGAGCTGTTTGTGTTTCCTGAAGCTGAATCTTCCTGTGTGTCAGATAATG TTTTGGTAGGAACAGGAATTAGATCAACGTGTGCTTTGATGTG A
- the mdm1 gene encoding nuclear protein MDM1 isoform X7 — MHRSTPLCIQIVLLGKSCHVPKFERPANSRGEGISEYRSKYKGRTTRSRSDSPHRKMRLAGLRSDQSRITQEPQFISKRKVPFYPPQISSSFRWEGHDPSQQSQEKSRPVTPPAVTPVLRASSVERVVTPLAPRDPVPPEGTTAPSQQLQAEEQAAQTSTTAADQQQQRLNGINHVLRKRAGLRSERQRNGRLSSEYQRQFMWKTPAANSPLLAAHEMLYSNNRAIPPFKSNPVIMESEYKRSFKGSPPPRPPRLRRDVEQHEVPQLDAENNTTPEKSKRNKKKKKEQRQSRKSSPEEEVTHRQQQEVRSPCALRDSSPKVMRKGKTEYRSNFLSPLQYSYRDGAWAKIKTAKEEECEGFHEWYHEVQELREKADAYRKRAGGTHFSRQHLNQILSDHNWMWEPSSGTSSSSSIESEACRSTSSTPIIEALDLARTGSIRGRSSPGPSASVAASRRSSPGDARLHEDPTLPVQRKLAWDEEEGLGDRDESEISQEELTVEKNEGNPKDKHGDMKERNERLQVLETESSSVVDGSGDSIIRGRLPTPKLRTMQTVQRTHHDRTTPATGGALLVSPPNIKHSSRRVRRSEPPLGKPHSPYKHIIVGSPQRPHSKAESGSLPHSSPAAGLTTVDPLPMREDAWSEEEAEDYSTNLRQPKPSQRQQSSHRHRAAVPPPANRIQGTMRNPEFQHNGNLGIFRPELFVFPEAESSCVSDNAVLVGTGIRSTCALMW, encoded by the exons ATGCATCGCTCGACGCCGTTGTGCATCCAGATTGTCTTATTGGGTAAATCTTGCCACGTCCCCAAATTTGAGAGACCCGCAAATTCTCGCGGAGAG GGAATCAGCGAGTATCGGAGTAAATACAAAGGTCGAACAACACGATCCAGAAGCGATTCTCCACATCGCAAGATGCGACTGGCAGGACTGCGCTCTGACCAGTCAA GAATTACCCAGGAACCCCAATTCATATCCAAAAGGAAAGTGCCATTTTATCCACCTCAGATATCCAGTTCTTTCCGATGGGAAGGGCATGATCCATCTCAACAGAGTCAGGAGAAGAGCAGGCCTGTCACACCTCCAGCTGTCACACCTGTGCTCAGAGCCTCTAGTGTAGAAAGAGTAGTGACCCCTCTTGCCCCAAGAGACCCCGTGCCACCAGAGGGCACCACTGCACCATCTCAACAACTACAAGCAGAGGAGCAAGCAGCTCAGACATCCACCACTGCTGCAGACCAGCAGCAACAGAGACTAAATGGA ATTAACCATGTGCTAAGGAAACGAGCGGGACTGAGATCGGAGCGACAGAGGAATGGCCGTTTGAGCTCTGAGTACCAGAGACAGTTCATGTGGAAAACGCCTGCGGCCAATTCACCCCTGCTAGCTGCACATGAG ATGCTGTACAGTAACAACAGAGCCATCCCACCCTTCAAATCAAACCCAGTAATTATGGAGAGTGAGTACAAGAGAAGTTTCAAAGGATCACCTCCTCCCAGACCACCACGCCTGAGGCGAGATGTTGAACAACACGAGGTCCCGCAGCTTGATGCAGAGAACAACACAACCCCAGAGAAG AGTAAGAggaacaagaagaagaagaaggagcaACGACAGAGCAGAAAGTCAAGCCCCGAAGAGGAAGTTACCCATCGACAGCAACAGGAAGTGAGGTCACCCTGTGCCCTGAGAGACTCTTCGCCCAAGGTTATGAG GAAAGGGAAAACCGAGTACAGATCCAACTTTCTTTCTCCCCTACAGTATAGTTACAGAGATGGAGCATGGGCGAAGATCAAAACTGCAAAGGAGGAG GAGTGTGAAGGTTTTCACGAGTGGTATCATGAG GTGCAGGAGTTACGTGAGAAAGCTGATGCCTACAGGAAAAGGGCCGGGGGAACTCATTTTTCTCGGCAGCACCTGAATCAAATCCTGTCGGACCACAACTGGATGTGGGAGCCTTCCAGTGGCACttcttcctcatcctccatTGAATCTGAGGCCTGCAGAAGCACTAGTAGCACCCCTATCATCGAGGCTCTGGACCTGGCCag AACTGGTAGTATCAGGGGACGCTCTAGCCCTGGGCCTTCTGCTTCTGTGGCAGCCAGCAGGAGAAGCTCTCCTGGAGATGCTCGTCTTCATGAAGACCCCACCCTCCCTGTGCAGAGAAAGTTGGCCTGGGATGAAGAAGAGGGACTTGGAGATAGAGATGAGTCAGAGATTTCACAGGAGGAGCTAACAGTTGAAAAAAATGAGGGGAATCCAAAAGATAAGCATGGGGACATGAAGGAGAGAAATGAAAG GTTGCAGGTGTTGGAAACTGAGTCATCATCAGTGGTGGACGGGTCTGGAGATTCCATTATCAGGGGCAGATTGCCAACCCCCAAACTCAGGACCATGCAGACTGTGCAAAGAACACACCATGATCGGACCACTCCAGCCACTG GAGGAGCTTTGCTGGTCTCTCCTCCGAATATCAAACATTCCTCCAGGAGAGTTAGGAGGAGTGAACCACCTTTAGGAAAACCTCACTCTCCTTACAAACATATCATAGTTGGCTCTCCACAGCGGCCACATAGTAAG GCTGAGAGTGGAAGCTTGCCACATTCCTCACCAGCCGCTGGCCTGACCACTGTAGATCCACTTCCCATGCGAGAAGATGCCTGGTCTGAGGAGGAGGCGGAAGACTACTCCACCAATCTAAGACAACCCAAGCCATCGCAAAGACAACAGTCCAGCCACCGTCACCGAGCTGCTGTCCCTCCACCTGCCAACAGGATCCAGGGCACAATGAGAAACCCGGAATTTCAGCATAATG GTAACCTGGGAATTTTTCGGCCAGAGCTGTTTGTGTTTCCTGAAGCTGAATCTTCCTGTGTGTCAGATAATG CAGTTTTGGTAGGAACAGGAATTAGATCAACGTGTGCTTTGATGTGGTGA
- the mdm1 gene encoding nuclear protein MDM1 isoform X3, with product MHRSTPLCIQIVLLGKSCHVPKFERPANSRGEGISEYRSKYKGRTTRSRSDSPHRKMRLAGLRSDQSRITQEPQFISKRKVPFYPPQISSSFRWEGHDPSQQSQEKSRPVTPPAVTPVLRASSVERVVTPLAPRDPVPPEGTTAPSQQLQAEEQAAQTSTTAADQQQQRLNGINHVLRKRAGLRSERQRNGRLSSEYQRQFMWKTPAANSPLLAAHEMLYSNNRAIPPFKSNPVIMESEYKRSFKGSPPPRPPRLRRDVEQHEVPQLDAENNTTPEKSKRNKKKKKEQRQSRKSSPEEEVTHRQQQEVRSPCALRDSSPKVMRKGKTEYRSNFLSPLQYSYRDGAWAKIKTAKEEECEGFHEWYHEVQELREKADAYRKRAGGTHFSRQHLNQILSDHNWMWEPSSGTSSSSSIESEACRSTSSTPIIEALDLARTGSIRGRSSPGPSASVAASRRSSPGDARLHEDPTLPVQRKLAWDEEEGLGDRDESEISQEELTVEKNEGNPKDKHGDMKERNERLQVLETESSSVVDGSGDSIIRGRLPTPKLRTMQTVQRTHHDRTTPATGGALLVSPPNIKHSSRRVRRSEPPLGKPHSPYKHIIVGSPQRPHSKAESGSLPHSSPAAGLTTVDPLPMREDAWSEEEAEDYSTNLRQPKPSQRQQSSHRHRAAVPPPANRIQGTMRNPEFQHNGNLGIFRPELFVFPEAESSCVSDNDDKMSQISSRSAASCSMASELLGRAQRRKEEFWGKS from the exons ATGCATCGCTCGACGCCGTTGTGCATCCAGATTGTCTTATTGGGTAAATCTTGCCACGTCCCCAAATTTGAGAGACCCGCAAATTCTCGCGGAGAG GGAATCAGCGAGTATCGGAGTAAATACAAAGGTCGAACAACACGATCCAGAAGCGATTCTCCACATCGCAAGATGCGACTGGCAGGACTGCGCTCTGACCAGTCAA GAATTACCCAGGAACCCCAATTCATATCCAAAAGGAAAGTGCCATTTTATCCACCTCAGATATCCAGTTCTTTCCGATGGGAAGGGCATGATCCATCTCAACAGAGTCAGGAGAAGAGCAGGCCTGTCACACCTCCAGCTGTCACACCTGTGCTCAGAGCCTCTAGTGTAGAAAGAGTAGTGACCCCTCTTGCCCCAAGAGACCCCGTGCCACCAGAGGGCACCACTGCACCATCTCAACAACTACAAGCAGAGGAGCAAGCAGCTCAGACATCCACCACTGCTGCAGACCAGCAGCAACAGAGACTAAATGGA ATTAACCATGTGCTAAGGAAACGAGCGGGACTGAGATCGGAGCGACAGAGGAATGGCCGTTTGAGCTCTGAGTACCAGAGACAGTTCATGTGGAAAACGCCTGCGGCCAATTCACCCCTGCTAGCTGCACATGAG ATGCTGTACAGTAACAACAGAGCCATCCCACCCTTCAAATCAAACCCAGTAATTATGGAGAGTGAGTACAAGAGAAGTTTCAAAGGATCACCTCCTCCCAGACCACCACGCCTGAGGCGAGATGTTGAACAACACGAGGTCCCGCAGCTTGATGCAGAGAACAACACAACCCCAGAGAAG AGTAAGAggaacaagaagaagaagaaggagcaACGACAGAGCAGAAAGTCAAGCCCCGAAGAGGAAGTTACCCATCGACAGCAACAGGAAGTGAGGTCACCCTGTGCCCTGAGAGACTCTTCGCCCAAGGTTATGAG GAAAGGGAAAACCGAGTACAGATCCAACTTTCTTTCTCCCCTACAGTATAGTTACAGAGATGGAGCATGGGCGAAGATCAAAACTGCAAAGGAGGAG GAGTGTGAAGGTTTTCACGAGTGGTATCATGAG GTGCAGGAGTTACGTGAGAAAGCTGATGCCTACAGGAAAAGGGCCGGGGGAACTCATTTTTCTCGGCAGCACCTGAATCAAATCCTGTCGGACCACAACTGGATGTGGGAGCCTTCCAGTGGCACttcttcctcatcctccatTGAATCTGAGGCCTGCAGAAGCACTAGTAGCACCCCTATCATCGAGGCTCTGGACCTGGCCag AACTGGTAGTATCAGGGGACGCTCTAGCCCTGGGCCTTCTGCTTCTGTGGCAGCCAGCAGGAGAAGCTCTCCTGGAGATGCTCGTCTTCATGAAGACCCCACCCTCCCTGTGCAGAGAAAGTTGGCCTGGGATGAAGAAGAGGGACTTGGAGATAGAGATGAGTCAGAGATTTCACAGGAGGAGCTAACAGTTGAAAAAAATGAGGGGAATCCAAAAGATAAGCATGGGGACATGAAGGAGAGAAATGAAAG GTTGCAGGTGTTGGAAACTGAGTCATCATCAGTGGTGGACGGGTCTGGAGATTCCATTATCAGGGGCAGATTGCCAACCCCCAAACTCAGGACCATGCAGACTGTGCAAAGAACACACCATGATCGGACCACTCCAGCCACTG GAGGAGCTTTGCTGGTCTCTCCTCCGAATATCAAACATTCCTCCAGGAGAGTTAGGAGGAGTGAACCACCTTTAGGAAAACCTCACTCTCCTTACAAACATATCATAGTTGGCTCTCCACAGCGGCCACATAGTAAG GCTGAGAGTGGAAGCTTGCCACATTCCTCACCAGCCGCTGGCCTGACCACTGTAGATCCACTTCCCATGCGAGAAGATGCCTGGTCTGAGGAGGAGGCGGAAGACTACTCCACCAATCTAAGACAACCCAAGCCATCGCAAAGACAACAGTCCAGCCACCGTCACCGAGCTGCTGTCCCTCCACCTGCCAACAGGATCCAGGGCACAATGAGAAACCCGGAATTTCAGCATAATG GTAACCTGGGAATTTTTCGGCCAGAGCTGTTTGTGTTTCCTGAAGCTGAATCTTCCTGTGTGTCAGATAATG ATGATAAGATGTCTCAGATCTCATCTAGATCAGCAGCCTCGTGCTCCATGGCCTCTGAACTCTTGGGTCGTGCTCAGAGGAGAAAGGAGGAATTCTGGGGAAAGAGCTAA
- the mdm1 gene encoding nuclear protein MDM1 isoform X1 → MHRSTPLCIQIVLLGKSCHVPKFERPANSRGEGISEYRSKYKGRTTRSRSDSPHRKMRLAGLRSDQSRITQEPQFISKRKVPFYPPQISSSFRWEGHDPSQQSQEKSRPVTPPAVTPVLRASSVERVVTPLAPRDPVPPEGTTAPSQQLQAEEQAAQTSTTAADQQQQRLNGINHVLRKRAGLRSERQRNGRLSSEYQRQFMWKTPAANSPLLAAHEMLYSNNRAIPPFKSNPVIMESEYKRSFKGSPPPRPPRLRRDVEQHEVPQLDAENNTTPEKSKRNKKKKKEQRQSRKSSPEEEVTHRQQQEVRSPCALRDSSPKVMRKGKTEYRSNFLSPLQYSYRDGAWAKIKTAKEEECEGFHEWYHEVQELREKADAYRKRAGGTHFSRQHLNQILSDHNWMWEPSSGTSSSSSIESEACRSTSSTPIIEALDLARTGSIRGRSSPGPSASVAASRRSSPGDARLHEDPTLPVQRKLAWDEEEGLGDRDESEISQEELTVEKNEGNPKDKHGDMKERNERLQVLETESSSVVDGSGDSIIRGRLPTPKLRTMQTVQRTHHDRTTPATGGALLVSPPNIKHSSRRVRRSEPPLGKPHSPYKHIIVGSPQRPHSKAESGSLPHSSPAAGLTTVDPLPMREDAWSEEEAEDYSTNLRQPKPSQRQQSSHRHRAAVPPPANRIQGTMRNPEFQHNGNLGIFRPELFVFPEAESSCVSDNGKITSLILADISSHKQLVTVTSLFYVCLAVLVGTGIRSTCALMW, encoded by the exons ATGCATCGCTCGACGCCGTTGTGCATCCAGATTGTCTTATTGGGTAAATCTTGCCACGTCCCCAAATTTGAGAGACCCGCAAATTCTCGCGGAGAG GGAATCAGCGAGTATCGGAGTAAATACAAAGGTCGAACAACACGATCCAGAAGCGATTCTCCACATCGCAAGATGCGACTGGCAGGACTGCGCTCTGACCAGTCAA GAATTACCCAGGAACCCCAATTCATATCCAAAAGGAAAGTGCCATTTTATCCACCTCAGATATCCAGTTCTTTCCGATGGGAAGGGCATGATCCATCTCAACAGAGTCAGGAGAAGAGCAGGCCTGTCACACCTCCAGCTGTCACACCTGTGCTCAGAGCCTCTAGTGTAGAAAGAGTAGTGACCCCTCTTGCCCCAAGAGACCCCGTGCCACCAGAGGGCACCACTGCACCATCTCAACAACTACAAGCAGAGGAGCAAGCAGCTCAGACATCCACCACTGCTGCAGACCAGCAGCAACAGAGACTAAATGGA ATTAACCATGTGCTAAGGAAACGAGCGGGACTGAGATCGGAGCGACAGAGGAATGGCCGTTTGAGCTCTGAGTACCAGAGACAGTTCATGTGGAAAACGCCTGCGGCCAATTCACCCCTGCTAGCTGCACATGAG ATGCTGTACAGTAACAACAGAGCCATCCCACCCTTCAAATCAAACCCAGTAATTATGGAGAGTGAGTACAAGAGAAGTTTCAAAGGATCACCTCCTCCCAGACCACCACGCCTGAGGCGAGATGTTGAACAACACGAGGTCCCGCAGCTTGATGCAGAGAACAACACAACCCCAGAGAAG AGTAAGAggaacaagaagaagaagaaggagcaACGACAGAGCAGAAAGTCAAGCCCCGAAGAGGAAGTTACCCATCGACAGCAACAGGAAGTGAGGTCACCCTGTGCCCTGAGAGACTCTTCGCCCAAGGTTATGAG GAAAGGGAAAACCGAGTACAGATCCAACTTTCTTTCTCCCCTACAGTATAGTTACAGAGATGGAGCATGGGCGAAGATCAAAACTGCAAAGGAGGAG GAGTGTGAAGGTTTTCACGAGTGGTATCATGAG GTGCAGGAGTTACGTGAGAAAGCTGATGCCTACAGGAAAAGGGCCGGGGGAACTCATTTTTCTCGGCAGCACCTGAATCAAATCCTGTCGGACCACAACTGGATGTGGGAGCCTTCCAGTGGCACttcttcctcatcctccatTGAATCTGAGGCCTGCAGAAGCACTAGTAGCACCCCTATCATCGAGGCTCTGGACCTGGCCag AACTGGTAGTATCAGGGGACGCTCTAGCCCTGGGCCTTCTGCTTCTGTGGCAGCCAGCAGGAGAAGCTCTCCTGGAGATGCTCGTCTTCATGAAGACCCCACCCTCCCTGTGCAGAGAAAGTTGGCCTGGGATGAAGAAGAGGGACTTGGAGATAGAGATGAGTCAGAGATTTCACAGGAGGAGCTAACAGTTGAAAAAAATGAGGGGAATCCAAAAGATAAGCATGGGGACATGAAGGAGAGAAATGAAAG GTTGCAGGTGTTGGAAACTGAGTCATCATCAGTGGTGGACGGGTCTGGAGATTCCATTATCAGGGGCAGATTGCCAACCCCCAAACTCAGGACCATGCAGACTGTGCAAAGAACACACCATGATCGGACCACTCCAGCCACTG GAGGAGCTTTGCTGGTCTCTCCTCCGAATATCAAACATTCCTCCAGGAGAGTTAGGAGGAGTGAACCACCTTTAGGAAAACCTCACTCTCCTTACAAACATATCATAGTTGGCTCTCCACAGCGGCCACATAGTAAG GCTGAGAGTGGAAGCTTGCCACATTCCTCACCAGCCGCTGGCCTGACCACTGTAGATCCACTTCCCATGCGAGAAGATGCCTGGTCTGAGGAGGAGGCGGAAGACTACTCCACCAATCTAAGACAACCCAAGCCATCGCAAAGACAACAGTCCAGCCACCGTCACCGAGCTGCTGTCCCTCCACCTGCCAACAGGATCCAGGGCACAATGAGAAACCCGGAATTTCAGCATAATG GTAACCTGGGAATTTTTCGGCCAGAGCTGTTTGTGTTTCCTGAAGCTGAATCTTCCTGTGTGTCAGATAATGGTAAAATCACTTCCTTAATATTAGCAGACATTAGCAGCCATAAGCAGTTAGTGACAGTTACTTCACTCTTTTATGTCTGTCTAGCAGTTTTGGTAGGAACAGGAATTAGATCAACGTGTGCTTTGATGTGGTGA